In Trichocoleus desertorum NBK24, the following are encoded in one genomic region:
- the nblS gene encoding two-component system sensor histidine kinase NblS, which translates to MARWWSEFTLQTKLMAAATLVVSLIMSGLTFWAVNTIQQDARLNDTRFGRDLGLLLAANVAPLIADDNRTELARFTHRFYSSTSSIRYMLYADEDGNIFFGIPFSESEVQNSLTIRRRIQLPDNYAEHSELPMVRQHLTPDGEVTDVFVPLLHEGKYLGVLAIGINPNPTVVISSNLTRDVTIAVFVSIWVMVILGAVFNALTITKPIKELLVGVKNIAAGNFKQRIDLPLGGELGELILSFNDMAERLERYEEQNIEELTAEKAKLETLVSTIADGAVLLDASMHVVLVNPTARRIFGWDGKNLIGANVLHHLPASVQVELNRPLYQLTAGDREGAEFRITLLEPTSRTVRVLLTTVFDQYRENVKGVAITVQDITREVELNEAKSQFISNVSHELRTPLFNIKSFIETLHEYGEELTEEERCEFLETANRETDRLTRLVNDVLDLSRLESCKRYHFEAVDVSQPIEQTLRTYQLNAKDKGIELSHEIEPDLPAVVGNYDLLLQVFANLVGNALKFTESGGKVAIRAYVLQPQLRLKSTPLQNQPRAVRIEVSDTGIGIDQEDQEAIFDRFFRVENRVHTLEGTGLGLSIVRNIIEKHYSSVHLVSEVGVGTTFWFDLAVFQEEATLVNTSPALDHAGNASVASVPATLP; encoded by the coding sequence TTGGCTCGCTGGTGGTCTGAGTTTACCCTCCAGACCAAGCTGATGGCAGCTGCTACCTTGGTCGTGTCACTGATTATGAGTGGCCTCACCTTCTGGGCAGTCAACACGATTCAACAAGATGCTCGGTTGAATGACACTCGCTTTGGTCGGGATTTGGGTCTACTCCTGGCAGCCAACGTTGCCCCTCTGATTGCAGACGACAACCGGACGGAGCTGGCTCGTTTTACGCATCGCTTCTATAGCAGCACTTCTAGCATCCGCTACATGCTCTACGCCGACGAGGATGGCAACATCTTTTTCGGCATTCCCTTTTCTGAGTCGGAAGTACAGAATTCGCTCACGATTCGACGGCGCATTCAACTCCCCGATAACTACGCTGAGCACTCGGAACTGCCAATGGTGCGCCAGCACCTGACCCCTGATGGCGAAGTCACCGATGTGTTTGTGCCCCTGTTGCATGAAGGCAAGTATCTAGGGGTTTTAGCGATCGGCATTAACCCCAACCCAACGGTCGTTATTTCTTCTAATCTCACTCGCGATGTAACGATCGCAGTTTTTGTCTCAATTTGGGTCATGGTGATTTTGGGGGCCGTGTTTAATGCCCTCACAATTACAAAACCCATTAAAGAACTGCTAGTTGGCGTTAAAAATATTGCGGCTGGAAACTTTAAGCAGCGAATTGATTTGCCTTTAGGCGGAGAACTCGGCGAATTAATCCTCAGCTTCAATGACATGGCGGAGCGATTGGAACGCTATGAAGAACAAAACATTGAAGAACTAACCGCAGAGAAAGCCAAACTGGAAACCTTGGTCTCAACGATTGCGGATGGCGCAGTGTTGCTAGATGCCAGTATGCATGTCGTGTTAGTGAACCCTACCGCTCGGCGCATTTTTGGCTGGGACGGTAAAAATCTAATTGGGGCCAATGTGCTGCACCACTTACCCGCGTCGGTGCAAGTGGAGTTAAATCGGCCTCTATACCAGTTGACGGCGGGCGATCGCGAAGGAGCAGAGTTCCGGATTACACTGCTAGAACCCACTAGCCGCACAGTGCGAGTTTTGCTAACTACTGTGTTTGACCAGTACCGCGAGAATGTCAAAGGCGTTGCCATCACCGTTCAAGACATTACCCGCGAGGTTGAGTTAAACGAAGCCAAAAGCCAGTTCATCAGCAACGTTTCTCACGAGTTGAGAACACCGTTATTCAACATCAAATCGTTCATTGAAACCTTGCATGAATATGGCGAAGAACTTACCGAGGAAGAGCGATGCGAATTTTTAGAGACGGCTAATCGAGAGACCGATCGCCTAACTCGTTTGGTGAATGACGTTTTAGATTTATCGCGTTTAGAATCCTGTAAGCGCTACCACTTCGAGGCCGTAGATGTCAGTCAACCCATTGAGCAAACTTTACGAACTTATCAGCTCAATGCCAAAGACAAAGGCATCGAACTAAGCCACGAAATTGAACCAGACTTGCCTGCGGTCGTCGGTAACTATGATTTGTTGCTGCAAGTGTTTGCCAATCTGGTTGGTAATGCGCTGAAGTTTACGGAGTCTGGTGGCAAAGTCGCGATTCGGGCCTATGTGCTGCAACCACAGCTACGCCTCAAGTCAACGCCCCTGCAAAACCAACCGCGTGCTGTTCGCATTGAAGTGTCTGATACAGGAATTGGCATTGATCAAGAAGATCAAGAAGCCATCTTTGATCGTTTCTTTCGGGTGGAAAACCGAGTTCACACTCTAGAAGGAACAGGTTTGGGCTTGTCAATCGTGCGAAATATTATTGAAAAGCACTACAGCTCTGTGCATTTAGTCAGTGAAGTCGGTGTGGGTACAACCTTCTGGTTTGATTTAGCTGTCTTTCAGGAAGAAGCCACATTAGTAAACACCTCACCTGCATTAGATCATGCGGGTAATGCCAGTGTCGCTTCAGTGCCTGCTACTTTGCCTTAG
- a CDS encoding pentapeptide repeat-containing protein has protein sequence MKRELLAATALLTTLWIAVPAQAENPEHVRQLLTSKICGGCDLSGADLRGANLSEAHLIGADLRGTDLRGATLTRANLEGADLTGANLQGASLAAVFASDAVFNQANLNFANLSSAQLYHTNMQGATINGANLAGTELFGTNLNIGGD, from the coding sequence ATGAAAAGAGAACTATTAGCAGCCACAGCACTATTGACCACATTGTGGATAGCTGTGCCAGCGCAAGCAGAGAACCCTGAACACGTCAGACAGTTACTGACCAGCAAAATCTGTGGAGGCTGTGACTTAAGCGGCGCTGATTTAAGAGGCGCTAACTTGTCAGAAGCTCACTTGATTGGAGCTGACCTCAGAGGTACAGACTTACGAGGAGCAACTCTGACTCGTGCCAATCTAGAAGGCGCTGATTTGACAGGCGCTAACTTACAAGGTGCTAGCTTGGCGGCTGTGTTTGCCAGTGATGCGGTGTTTAACCAGGCAAACCTGAACTTCGCTAATCTGAGCAGCGCTCAGCTGTATCACACCAACATGCAGGGTGCCACCATTAATGGAGCCAATCTTGCAGGCACAGAGCTTTTTGGCACCAATCTCAACATCGGTGGCGATTAA
- a CDS encoding lipopolysaccharide assembly protein LapB gives MTFPFVSLKRLASIHWLRAPHFQRSHIITAIVVLCLSSYTPTAFAQKTVSPDEFPPNPLELKTPDPLLPETQTGDRPLTPQEQQTLRTALDELNTQATKQFQADQPEAAFETWYRELRLRRVLGPLEEVAALSRVGTIAWEENRTTDVRQITERLQAIQQQASSSGDVTLWRSLGQAYQQLRAKDLAVTVYEQILGAVRQQQDLAAEASILDTIGQLHVNWFSYTNAAATYQQLLTLVRNRGSLPGATPERTLSEISLLQQLAYIYEQGKQPEPAIAVEQELINLYQTQDPTQVPRVKLAIADNYQALGQRPQAIENYQAAYLLAQSLQQFAHASEALKRLGALYRAQKDLEAALRIYTFLVDVEAQSYNVYGRMNAYDTIGQIHVARQEYPQAVTAFQQGLTLAQQLNYQQDHFTQQIEQATQAQSSKAP, from the coding sequence ATGACTTTCCCTTTTGTTTCTCTTAAGCGGCTGGCCAGTATTCACTGGCTACGAGCGCCACACTTCCAGCGCAGTCACATTATCACCGCCATTGTGGTGCTTTGTCTAAGTAGCTACACTCCTACCGCCTTTGCCCAAAAGACTGTCTCACCCGACGAGTTTCCGCCCAATCCTTTAGAGCTGAAAACTCCTGACCCACTGTTACCCGAAACTCAAACGGGCGATCGCCCACTCACACCCCAGGAGCAGCAAACTTTAAGAACTGCCTTGGATGAACTCAACACCCAGGCTACTAAACAATTTCAAGCAGACCAACCAGAGGCAGCTTTTGAAACTTGGTATCGAGAATTGCGGCTACGACGAGTATTAGGGCCATTGGAAGAAGTAGCAGCCTTGAGTCGGGTGGGCACTATTGCTTGGGAAGAAAACCGCACCACAGATGTCAGGCAAATTACAGAAAGATTACAAGCTATTCAACAACAAGCCTCATCCTCTGGCGATGTAACTCTGTGGCGATCGCTGGGGCAGGCTTATCAGCAATTGCGGGCTAAAGATTTAGCGGTAACTGTATATGAACAAATCTTGGGTGCAGTTCGTCAGCAGCAAGATTTGGCCGCAGAAGCAAGTATTTTAGATACCATTGGTCAGCTTCACGTGAATTGGTTCTCCTACACCAATGCTGCGGCAACTTATCAGCAACTCCTGACTCTGGTGCGTAACCGAGGCAGTCTTCCCGGGGCGACTCCTGAGCGAACGTTGAGTGAAATTAGCTTGCTGCAACAACTCGCCTATATTTACGAACAAGGTAAACAGCCAGAACCCGCGATCGCGGTTGAACAGGAACTGATTAATCTTTACCAAACTCAAGATCCGACTCAGGTACCTAGAGTAAAGCTAGCGATCGCAGATAATTATCAGGCTCTAGGCCAACGTCCCCAGGCAATAGAAAACTATCAAGCTGCCTACCTCCTAGCACAGTCACTACAGCAATTTGCCCACGCCAGTGAAGCACTGAAACGTCTGGGCGCACTTTATCGCGCTCAGAAAGATCTAGAAGCGGCCCTACGGATTTACACGTTCCTAGTCGATGTGGAAGCCCAATCCTACAATGTCTATGGCAGAATGAATGCCTACGACACCATAGGCCAGATTCACGTAGCGCGACAAGAATATCCCCAAGCCGTGACTGCTTTTCAGCAAGGTCTCACTTTAGCTCAACAGCTAAATTACCAACAGGATCACTTTACTCAGCAAATTGAGCAAGCGACCCAAGCTCAAAGCAGCAAAGCACCTTAA
- the purD gene encoding phosphoribosylamine--glycine ligase: MKILVVGNGGREHALAWKLLQSDRVKQIVCVPGNGGTATLNRCQNLALRVDDFEGMARFALVHNISLVVVGPELPLSLGITDYLRQQNITVFGPTQAGAQIESSKAWAKELMAEAGIPTAKAAVFTEAAPAQAYVAAQGAPIVVKADGLAAGKGVTVAMTVEEAQAAIADAFDGRFGEAGHRVVIEECMTGQEVSILALTDGLTIRPLLPAQDHKRIGDGDTGANTGGMGAYAPAPIMTPELMQRVQREVLEPAIATLRQRGIDYRGVLYAGLMITPEGEPKVIEFNCRFGDPETQTILPLLETPLADLLMACAQKRLGEMPPIAWKSGAAACVVMAAGGYPGAHQKGQVITGIGEAEGIGAVVFHAGSQLKHQKILSDGGRVLGVTATGNNFDEAIANAYQAVERIQFEGAYYRRDIGHRVRTTSTSTPLS; the protein is encoded by the coding sequence GTGAAGATTTTGGTTGTTGGCAATGGGGGGCGTGAGCATGCCCTAGCCTGGAAGCTACTGCAATCTGATCGAGTGAAGCAGATTGTTTGCGTACCAGGAAATGGCGGAACTGCGACCTTAAATCGTTGCCAAAATCTGGCCCTACGAGTAGATGACTTTGAGGGTATGGCCCGCTTTGCGCTCGTCCACAACATCTCCTTAGTAGTTGTAGGTCCTGAACTTCCTTTGTCATTAGGAATTACAGACTACTTACGACAGCAAAACATTACTGTTTTTGGCCCTACTCAAGCAGGTGCCCAAATTGAATCGAGCAAGGCTTGGGCTAAAGAGCTGATGGCAGAGGCAGGGATTCCCACGGCTAAGGCGGCTGTGTTCACTGAAGCAGCACCTGCTCAAGCTTATGTAGCAGCTCAAGGTGCCCCAATTGTGGTCAAGGCCGATGGTTTGGCGGCAGGTAAAGGCGTGACCGTGGCAATGACTGTTGAAGAAGCGCAAGCTGCGATCGCTGACGCCTTTGACGGTCGGTTCGGAGAGGCAGGTCATCGGGTTGTAATCGAAGAATGCATGACCGGGCAAGAAGTCTCTATACTCGCCCTCACTGATGGCTTGACGATTCGGCCTCTACTCCCCGCACAAGACCATAAGCGAATTGGGGATGGAGACACCGGAGCCAACACAGGCGGAATGGGAGCCTACGCCCCAGCGCCCATTATGACCCCAGAATTGATGCAGCGGGTTCAACGGGAGGTGTTGGAACCTGCGATCGCCACGCTACGACAACGAGGCATTGACTACCGAGGTGTGCTCTACGCAGGGTTGATGATTACCCCAGAAGGTGAGCCTAAGGTAATCGAATTTAACTGCCGCTTTGGCGATCCAGAAACTCAAACGATTTTGCCGCTTCTAGAAACTCCTTTGGCTGATCTGCTAATGGCTTGTGCGCAAAAGCGCTTGGGAGAGATGCCACCGATTGCTTGGAAGTCCGGTGCTGCGGCCTGTGTCGTGATGGCGGCTGGGGGGTATCCAGGTGCTCATCAGAAAGGCCAGGTAATTACTGGGATTGGAGAGGCTGAAGGGATTGGGGCTGTAGTGTTCCATGCAGGGAGCCAACTGAAACACCAAAAGATTTTGAGCGATGGCGGCAGAGTGTTGGGTGTAACGGCGACTGGAAACAACTTTGACGAGGCGATCGCCAATGCTTACCAAGCAGTAGAGCGCATTCAGTTTGAAGGAGCCTACTACCGCCGCGATATTGGGCACCGAGTCCGCACAACTAGCACCAGCACCCCTCTCAGCTAA
- the gloB gene encoding hydroxyacylglutathione hydrolase, which produces MQVYRLPALSDNYIFVLHAPEQRIAAVVDPAEAQPVLKCLAQLDAELVAIFNTHHHSDHVGGNAELLNRFPRLSVYGGEGDRGRIPGQQKFLQEGDRVFFANREAEVLFVPGHTRAHIAYYFPPTQPEEAGELFCGDTLFAGGCGRLFEGTPAQMVQSLSKLRALPDNTRVWCAHEYTLKNLQFAFSVESSNLDLQTRLAEVEAMRQRLEATIPSNLGLEKRINPFLRWDFPSVQRALKLAEPVETFARLRELKEQF; this is translated from the coding sequence ATGCAAGTTTATCGACTCCCAGCCCTCTCTGATAATTACATTTTTGTTCTGCATGCGCCGGAACAGCGGATCGCAGCGGTGGTAGATCCAGCGGAAGCTCAGCCAGTCTTGAAGTGCTTGGCTCAGCTTGATGCAGAACTGGTGGCAATTTTTAATACTCATCACCACAGCGACCACGTGGGTGGAAATGCGGAACTACTGAATAGATTTCCCAGGCTAAGTGTATATGGGGGAGAGGGCGATCGCGGGCGTATTCCGGGACAACAAAAGTTTCTCCAAGAAGGTGATCGCGTTTTCTTTGCTAACCGAGAAGCAGAAGTGCTGTTCGTCCCAGGGCATACCCGTGCCCATATTGCCTACTACTTTCCACCTACCCAACCAGAAGAGGCGGGAGAACTATTTTGTGGGGATACGCTCTTTGCGGGTGGCTGCGGTCGCTTGTTTGAGGGGACTCCGGCGCAGATGGTACAGTCTTTAAGCAAGTTACGGGCTTTGCCAGACAACACGAGGGTTTGGTGCGCCCATGAATATACTCTGAAGAATTTACAGTTTGCCTTTAGTGTAGAAAGCAGCAACTTGGATTTGCAAACTCGCTTAGCTGAGGTAGAGGCGATGCGTCAGCGTTTGGAAGCGACTATACCCTCAAATTTGGGTTTGGAAAAACGCATCAATCCTTTCCTAAGATGGGATTTCCCTAGTGTCCAAAGAGCACTCAAGCTGGCTGAGCCAGTAGAAACTTTCGCTCGTTTACGGGAACTCAAGGAGCAGTTTTAG
- a CDS encoding phasin family protein yields MDNNNFVKQLLMIGIGTTSLVAEKLREVSDEWVRTGQLNPEQAKKFVDDLMTHLKSEQGNLDVQMQRQLRNVLQDLGVPKQSEMDELRGRLDRLERQVRDLENKLWR; encoded by the coding sequence ATGGATAACAATAACTTCGTCAAGCAACTACTTATGATTGGGATTGGTACAACCTCTCTAGTGGCGGAGAAGCTGCGGGAGGTGAGTGACGAGTGGGTAAGAACCGGCCAGCTCAATCCCGAACAGGCGAAAAAGTTTGTGGATGACTTGATGACTCATCTCAAGTCCGAACAAGGCAACTTAGATGTTCAGATGCAACGTCAGCTCCGCAATGTTCTCCAAGACTTGGGCGTGCCTAAGCAGTCTGAAATGGATGAGTTACGCGGTCGGCTCGATCGCCTAGAGCGGCAAGTCCGGGACTTGGAAAATAAACTGTGGCGTTAA
- a CDS encoding FKBP-type peptidyl-prolyl cis-trans isomerase gives MREILVSLGVMLVCCVLLLVAQIGGRSPAIAGELQNSPAQPVAVETISQNLIAEKPASASAEESKNTEVVMDSNDVVTTPSGLQYVDLEEGTGATPQTGKTVVVHYTGTLEDGKKFDSSRDRGQPFSFKIGVGQVIKGWDEGVGTMKVGGRRKLIIPAELGYGARGAGGVIPPNATLLFDVELLKVS, from the coding sequence TTGCGAGAAATTTTAGTGAGTTTGGGCGTGATGCTGGTTTGCTGCGTCCTATTACTCGTGGCACAGATTGGTGGTCGCAGCCCTGCGATCGCTGGAGAACTTCAAAACTCGCCAGCCCAACCCGTGGCGGTAGAAACAATTAGTCAGAACTTGATTGCTGAAAAGCCTGCATCTGCATCCGCAGAGGAATCCAAAAATACTGAGGTGGTAATGGATAGTAATGATGTCGTCACAACTCCTTCTGGTTTGCAGTACGTGGATCTAGAGGAAGGCACAGGTGCTACGCCTCAGACTGGGAAAACGGTGGTGGTTCACTATACCGGAACCCTAGAAGACGGCAAGAAATTTGACAGCTCGCGCGATCGCGGTCAACCCTTCAGCTTCAAAATTGGGGTCGGTCAGGTCATTAAGGGTTGGGATGAAGGCGTTGGTACCATGAAAGTAGGTGGTCGCCGCAAGCTGATTATCCCTGCTGAGCTGGGTTATGGAGCTAGAGGTGCGGGTGGTGTGATTCCACCTAACGCCACCTTGCTGTTTGATGTCGAACTGCTAAAAGTTAGCTAG
- a CDS encoding transposase, which produces MTTYPSSFSPAPALTDEGTLEAALDCLLESVPLNMEGGYTPQDLFEILLRAASRGDSIEHTAQRLQGVPSGNGIRYHLDKLDEMATLESQLNAALQSRIPPKIRRKKHPLAIDLHLIPYYGNPSEVEAPYIYRSQAKAGTTSFFAYATVYVVCRHKRVTLGIHAVHRQETLVATLTYLLARLSPLRVRVKRLDLDRGCYSVPVIRWLKALQIPFLMPAVIRGKTGGTRQLLRGRRSYQTRYTLNSPQYGSVNCQMRVICNYYKGLKGKHGIQYTVYVLHRVKVALHQTHRHYRDRFGIETSYRIKNQCRIRTTSKNPVTRFLFVALAFVLVNLWVYLLWFFISWTQRGGRVVYREVFALKTMLEFLSQAVERHFPVITAIYLPALE; this is translated from the coding sequence ATGACGACCTACCCATCCTCATTCTCTCCTGCTCCCGCTTTAACCGACGAAGGGACACTGGAAGCCGCCCTTGATTGTCTACTCGAGTCTGTTCCACTGAACATGGAAGGTGGATACACCCCCCAAGACCTATTCGAGATCCTGCTACGCGCTGCCAGTCGAGGGGATAGCATCGAACACACGGCTCAACGCTTACAAGGCGTGCCTAGTGGTAATGGTATCCGCTATCACTTGGACAAATTAGATGAGATGGCGACCTTGGAGAGCCAACTTAATGCGGCGCTGCAAAGCCGAATTCCACCCAAGATTCGCAGAAAAAAGCATCCCCTTGCTATCGACTTACACTTGATTCCCTACTACGGCAACCCGAGTGAGGTGGAGGCTCCCTACATCTACCGCTCTCAAGCTAAAGCTGGAACTACCTCATTCTTTGCCTATGCCACCGTCTATGTCGTCTGTCGTCACAAACGTGTGACCCTGGGGATTCATGCAGTGCATCGGCAAGAAACCTTAGTGGCGACCCTGACTTATTTGCTCGCGAGGTTGAGTCCGCTGCGCGTCCGGGTCAAACGGCTTGACCTGGACCGAGGGTGTTATAGTGTCCCTGTCATCCGTTGGCTGAAGGCATTGCAGATTCCCTTCCTGATGCCTGCGGTGATTCGGGGCAAAACTGGAGGAACCCGTCAACTGCTAAGGGGACGGCGCAGCTACCAGACCCGCTACACCCTCAACAGCCCCCAGTATGGTTCGGTCAACTGTCAGATGCGGGTCATTTGTAACTATTACAAAGGGCTGAAGGGCAAGCATGGGATTCAATACACTGTCTATGTACTGCACCGGGTGAAGGTTGCCCTGCACCAGACCCATCGGCATTACAGAGACCGTTTTGGCATTGAAACCAGTTACCGCATTAAAAACCAGTGTCGCATCCGCACCACGAGTAAAAATCCTGTAACCCGCTTTCTGTTTGTTGCTCTAGCGTTTGTCCTAGTCAATCTTTGGGTGTATTTGCTGTGGTTCTTTATCAGTTGGACACAACGAGGAGGGCGAGTGGTTTACCGAGAAGTGTTTGCACTCAAGACAATGCTGGAATTCCTGTCCCAGGCAGTGGAGCGGCATTTTCCAGTCATCACAGCAATCTACTTACCCGCTCTGGAATGA
- a CDS encoding zinc ribbon domain-containing protein, which produces MPECPRCNQTVESQAVTCPYCHLALKAYGHPGIPLYRAAGEAYLCDTCTYHDDDTCNFPQRPHAKECTLYQDRSKSTTSLKTGSVSQSSRLGQIKNWVKRNAGWLALVGLVVVSLLLSL; this is translated from the coding sequence ATGCCTGAATGCCCCCGCTGCAACCAAACTGTTGAGTCACAAGCTGTCACCTGCCCGTACTGTCATCTGGCGTTGAAGGCTTACGGCCATCCTGGGATTCCGTTGTATCGAGCTGCTGGAGAAGCTTACTTGTGTGATACCTGTACGTACCACGATGATGACACTTGTAATTTTCCGCAACGGCCTCACGCGAAAGAGTGCACTTTGTACCAAGACCGTAGCAAGAGCACTACCTCGCTCAAAACAGGAAGCGTAAGCCAGAGTTCTCGTTTAGGTCAGATCAAAAACTGGGTGAAGCGAAATGCAGGTTGGTTAGCGCTTGTTGGCTTGGTTGTGGTTAGTTTATTACTATCGCTGTAG
- the rplI gene encoding 50S ribosomal protein L9 — MAKRVQLVLSRDVSKLGRTGDLVEVAPGYARNYLIPQGFAVKTNPGILKQVERRREKERVLLLEQKQQAETQKAALEKATRFTIQKQVGEGDAIFGTVTAREVVEAIQAATGEDVDRREISLPDINKVGVYRAEIKLHPDVSAVVEIEVVAS; from the coding sequence ATGGCGAAACGTGTTCAGTTAGTTTTAAGTCGGGATGTTAGCAAGTTAGGGAGAACTGGTGATCTGGTAGAAGTCGCTCCCGGCTACGCTCGCAATTACTTAATTCCTCAAGGCTTTGCGGTTAAGACCAACCCTGGCATTCTCAAGCAAGTAGAGCGCCGTAGAGAGAAAGAGCGTGTACTACTGCTTGAACAAAAGCAGCAAGCTGAAACGCAAAAAGCAGCTCTAGAAAAGGCAACGCGCTTCACCATCCAAAAGCAAGTAGGCGAAGGAGATGCCATCTTCGGTACCGTTACAGCTCGTGAAGTAGTGGAAGCAATTCAAGCAGCAACCGGAGAAGATGTCGATCGCCGCGAAATTTCTCTACCCGATATCAATAAGGTGGGAGTTTATAGAGCTGAAATCAAGCTTCATCCCGATGTTTCTGCGGTAGTAGAAATTGAGGTTGTCGCTAGCTAA
- a CDS encoding glycosyltransferase family 4 protein: MIVSATKTTKISLIVGDLSQSGAGRWGGAVRPFLLSQALKKLNYDVEILGFVSEAEANDPIATTSDIAIRQIVGGTYPKFFTSAKQLLTKVDGDIVYAIKLKASSFGLSLFNKLLNRRPVILDIDDWELSWHGGDQWRYRPTAKQLGRDILKPDGALRSPDHPLYLAGMERLVRYADAVTLHTQFLQKRFGGIYVPNGKDTSLFDPQNHDPVESRAKYGLSNYRILMFPGAPRPYKGIEDVLMALDRLNQPDLRLVIVGGSPYDDYDAQLTQRWGRWMIQLPKTPHQLMPEVVSAAHIIVVPQRDTPAAQAQFPLKLTDGMAMAKPILSTKVGDIPEILGETGYLVEPSSPEAIAEKISWMFQNLEEANQRGIQARERCIRHYSIDSMATTLSNVIANLK; this comes from the coding sequence GTGATTGTTTCGGCAACTAAAACCACAAAGATTTCACTCATTGTGGGTGATTTGTCCCAAAGTGGAGCTGGCAGGTGGGGAGGAGCAGTTCGCCCTTTCTTGCTGTCCCAGGCGCTTAAAAAGCTAAATTACGACGTAGAGATTTTGGGGTTTGTGTCCGAGGCCGAGGCAAACGATCCGATCGCTACAACCTCTGACATTGCTATTCGCCAAATTGTGGGCGGAACTTATCCAAAATTTTTCACCTCAGCCAAGCAACTGTTAACAAAAGTCGATGGCGATATCGTTTACGCCATTAAGCTCAAGGCTAGTAGTTTTGGCTTATCCCTGTTTAACAAACTCCTAAATCGTCGGCCTGTCATTCTAGATATTGATGACTGGGAACTCAGTTGGCATGGCGGAGATCAGTGGCGATACCGCCCTACGGCAAAACAATTAGGTCGGGACATTCTCAAGCCTGACGGAGCACTTAGATCTCCAGACCACCCCCTTTACTTGGCAGGCATGGAGCGGTTAGTGCGATACGCTGACGCAGTCACACTCCACACCCAGTTCTTGCAAAAACGATTTGGTGGTATTTACGTCCCGAATGGCAAAGATACTTCGCTATTCGATCCTCAAAACCATGACCCAGTAGAAAGCCGAGCCAAATATGGCTTATCTAACTACCGTATCCTCATGTTTCCGGGTGCACCACGACCTTATAAAGGCATTGAAGATGTGTTAATGGCGCTCGATCGCCTCAATCAACCAGATTTGCGACTCGTCATTGTAGGTGGCAGTCCCTATGATGACTATGATGCGCAACTAACCCAGCGGTGGGGCCGCTGGATGATTCAACTGCCAAAAACGCCTCATCAATTAATGCCAGAAGTCGTTTCGGCAGCCCACATTATTGTGGTTCCTCAGCGAGATACGCCCGCAGCACAGGCACAATTTCCGCTCAAGCTGACGGATGGGATGGCTATGGCAAAGCCTATTTTGTCTACTAAAGTAGGCGACATTCCTGAAATTTTAGGCGAGACAGGCTATCTAGTTGAACCTAGCTCTCCTGAAGCGATCGCTGAAAAAATAAGTTGGATGTTTCAAAACTTAGAGGAAGCCAATCAGCGAGGTATTCAGGCCCGAGAGCGATGCATCAGGCACTATAGCATTGACTCAATGGCAACTACTCTGTCCAATGTCATTGCCAATCTGAAATAG
- a CDS encoding TIGR03792 family protein encodes MVIEWLKIKVAPEMREQYIQKDAEIWTAFLAEYPGFLGKEVWINPGNSTEVVLVIRWASKETWKAVPSDRLAAIEQRFAQELAGSYPIIEAGEYQVRKFAQS; translated from the coding sequence ATGGTAATCGAGTGGCTCAAAATTAAGGTTGCTCCTGAAATGCGAGAGCAGTACATCCAAAAGGATGCTGAGATTTGGACTGCTTTCCTGGCAGAGTATCCTGGTTTTTTGGGTAAAGAAGTCTGGATTAACCCAGGAAATTCTACAGAAGTTGTTTTGGTGATTCGCTGGGCTAGTAAAGAAACTTGGAAAGCTGTGCCTAGCGATCGCCTAGCCGCAATAGAGCAGCGGTTTGCCCAAGAGTTAGCTGGCAGCTATCCGATTATTGAAGCAGGTGAGTATCAAGTGCGGAAGTTTGCTCAGTCGTAA